ACATATAAGTTGTCAAAACGTAGATTGCTTTTGACCGGACATCAAAAGCGGCGGGTGTGAGGTTGAGCAGTTTAAAAGCTAAGGGAATGAATACAGCAGATATCAGCAATTGCATTCCAAAAAAGCCCACAATGAAAACTTGCCAGATTGTTTCGGCATCCCAAGGCGTTGACCAAGAAACATTTTCATTCTGAGCTAGAAGGGAATTCTCTTTGCGGATCAGACGCTGTGCTACCAACAAGATGAGCAATGCCACGCCTATTAAAAATCCTAACGTGGGCAGAGCAGCCACGATCGCTAATTTCACTACTGCTTGCTGTGCTATTTCCTGTTCTGTTGATTGCAGTTTAACCAGCGCCGTTGAGCGTTGCTGCAAATTGTAAAGTTGACTTAATCCCCGATCGCGGAACCATCCGTCTAAATATTTTTGGATAGTTGGCTCGGCGTCTGGTAAAATCCGAGGTGGATTGCTCCATAAACCGATTAAGACTGTAGCGGTTTTTGCTTCTGCTGCTTGACCGATCTTAGCGCTGGGGCGATCGCTCACCGACTGCCAAGTTTTCAGCGCCGCTTCAACTTCTCCTTGACGAGCTTGTAAAATCCCTATATCCAGGTCTAACTCGTTAATTAAACTTTCTAGCCCATCGATAGACTCCCGCAAAGGCTGTTGACTGGGGTAGTCAGATCTGTCAGGATTGGCGGTAACTGTCAGCGGTGGTTCGGCAGCAGGCGAAGGTGTAGCTTCCAGATTTTGATACTGTTTGAGTTGGGCTATAGCTTTTTCTAGATTGGTTTGCGCTTCTTTCCGCGCCTCCATATACTGCTTTTGGGCAGTTTTGACAGGTTGAGCGCCGATCAGTGCTTCGCGAGCGGATTTGCTGCTGGAATCGGAACCGATCTCGCCCTGCCACTCACCAGCGTGTAGCAGCAAATTAGTTTGGTACAGTTCCAAACGGCTTTGAATTTGGGGCTGACTCCGACTTTCCAGCAAAGAAGGAACAAAAAAGAGTATCACTAAAAGCGTCAAGAAACCTAATATCAACTGCCTAATTTTCATGTCAATC
This genomic window from Aerosakkonema funiforme FACHB-1375 contains:
- a CDS encoding CPBP family intramembrane glutamic endopeptidase; amino-acid sequence: MKIRQLILGFLTLLVILFFVPSLLESRSQPQIQSRLELYQTNLLLHAGEWQGEIGSDSSSKSAREALIGAQPVKTAQKQYMEARKEAQTNLEKAIAQLKQYQNLEATPSPAAEPPLTVTANPDRSDYPSQQPLRESIDGLESLINELDLDIGILQARQGEVEAALKTWQSVSDRPSAKIGQAAEAKTATVLIGLWSNPPRILPDAEPTIQKYLDGWFRDRGLSQLYNLQQRSTALVKLQSTEQEIAQQAVVKLAIVAALPTLGFLIGVALLILLVAQRLIRKENSLLAQNENVSWSTPWDAETIWQVFIVGFFGMQLLISAVFIPLAFKLLNLTPAAFDVRSKAIYVLTTYMLVALGGVLVLYFSVKSFLPLPEGWFRFDLFGKWFLWGLGGYFVALPLVIVVSLINQEIWKGEGGSNPLLSLALESKDGVALAIFFFTAAIAAPLFEEFLFRGFLLPSLTRYMPVWGATIASSLLFAVAHLSLSEVLPLTTLGIVLAVVYTRSRNLLAPMLLHSLWNSGTLLSLFILGSGST